The Leishmania major strain Friedlin complete genome, chromosome 10 genome contains the following window.
CATATTTCTCCGACTcgctctttctttctctcagAACTCGCCGCTACAATCTagcgcgcaggcacacacaccctcgTGACCGACGCAACGATGCCTCGCGATACGCACGTATTGCGCTTCAAGGTGCTTACAGTGGAGTGTGCGGCCCTGCCGGATGGTCAGCAGTACACCGTCATGTACCACCGCGGCAACAGCAACCGCTCCACCCCGTGCTACACCGCACAGGGTGGCGTGATCAACTTCGCCAGCATGCCGGAGggcgcagccgtggtgcaTTTCAAGGCaggccacggcggcggccgtttCGCTCCAAAGTACATCCGTTTCATGATCGAGGAGTACACGCGCGGCATGCCGCGCCGACTGGTGGGGGAGACGGAAGCGGATTGCACGCAGGTGTTAAAGGACTACGGAGCGTCCGGTTCAGGCATCCTCACCGTTGTCTTCCGCCTTTAtggcaccaccgccaaaATGAGGATTGCGGTGCTTGTGTACCCAGAACACgccccccctctttccttcgACGGGTTGATCGACCCGAGCGAGgtggctgcgccgctgccgacgcagGCGGTAAAGGTGATGAGCCGTGGGGAGGCCATGATGATACTGATGGGGCTAGAGACGTTGctcgagcggcggcgcgcgatGAAGGCGGAGGGACAGAGCTTGCCGCAGTCTCGCGAGGAGAAGAAGCTGGCGGAGCTCGAGAAGCGTCGCAAGGCCCTTGTGGGCTCGGAGGGTTTGGCGACAGAGGTGATCAAAACCCGGTGCGAGGAAGTGGTGGCTGTGCAGTACACCGCGCTCGCCCGGAAGCACCGCAACAACTTCATTGGTCAGACCGCCGCCTACCTTCGCGAGATGGCCATGCTCGCTGGCGAGGACTTcatcggcgacgacggcgacagcagcggcgacacggtgctggagcagctAAACCGGGTGAACCGCAGCATtgaggaggtggagatgcAGGTGAAGAAACTAGAAgaggagcaggcggcgctccgCCGCATTCAGCATAAGGTGGACGTGATGGCGGAGCTGACCGTGAGCCTCGATAAAGTGGCTGCGCTTCAGCAGAAGATGCAGGTGCTGAAGGAGTCCCGCACAGCGCTGACGGAGGCGATGAAGAAGCAGGCCGCCAAGAAGAACACCCCACTCGCCCGCGAGGTGACTGCCATCAATACTCGCATTGCCGCGCTGAatgcggagcagcagcagatggcGCCGAGGATCCAGCACatggtggcagtggcggcttCGCACGTGGTGAAGTGGGCCCGCAGCAAGAACCCGCCGGAGTTAGATACCAAGAGCTGCATAGATTCCCTGCACGAAACTGGGGGCAACGCCCGCAACCCCGTCGACGACCTCTTCAGCGACGCCGGCAAACCGAAGACGTCGAAGGAACAGTCCATGCTGGACGATGTGCAGCGCAAGCAGGTTGTGGAGGCGCTCAAAGGACTAGAgaccaccaccgcacccCTCTCTACCCGCTCGCCCACCTCGGCGTCCTCCAGCTCTGGCCACCGCACCCCGCGTGACCTCTTCGCTGACGCGGGCCTGCCTTCTATGGGCGACTTCAGCGACACCAAAccgaaggaagaggagacaGCAACCAAGAGGAAGGGCGACACCTCCACAACGCCTCTCCACGAGGACCCGCTGAAGCCCTCTGGTCTCGGCGTAGACATGTTTTCAGCGAAGCCGGCGCCGGCTGCCGCCTCTAACGTGCCAGCGGGTTTGCCCTCGATGAACGATTTTATGCGGTCGTCCACCGCGTCGAGGCAGCAGAGCGCGCAGCCTACGTTTGACTTTGGCAGCATCCTGCAGACGAGCTCGGTCTCCCCGCAGATGGGCGGCGGCTTTGTGCTGGAGCCGCAACCGTCCGAGGCAGCGGCTTCgagcttcgccgccgcggcacctTCTGCCGTGAGTGGCGCCTACCAAACGAAAGATTACCCGTACTATGACGAGATGGACGACTTCACGGTGCCACCGGACGCCGCCGACAGCAAAAACTACGGTGCTGTAGAGATCACCGGCGGCATTTTTAGCTTTCAGGATGACACGAGCTCGCCAGCCTACGTGGCGCCGCGTCCGACTTTCGACTTTGGCCcaagcagcggtggcgatgacAGGCCGAGTGGGGTTGGGGTCACGGTTTCGCCAGCGGAGACCTTCTCCTTCGGCGGTGGGGCCGCAGATGAGCTGTCAACCAACAACCCCCGAAACAGTTCCGACAACCCGTACACCGGAATCACAAACCTTCCAACCTACAACTTCAGCAGCTGAGGAGGGAATGCggcgagggggcgggggctgTTGTCGTCATGGCGGCGTGCGTTCGGTTTTGGGAGGGGGATAGCGGGCAGGGGACTGTGGGCCGCTGCATGCATCTATCCGTCCCTCCTGCCCTCTTCCCGTGGGGGGCGCTTGGTGTGACGTGCACGTCTATCGTGggctctctttgtttttgtgctTCGTCGACTTTTTCGGCTGTGGCATGCAGTCGCTCTCGCGTTTCTCAGCTTCTTCGTCTGTGTGTTCTCGACTCGATtcctctgtgtgcgcgcgtctaGTGGTAGTCCGAGTCGTCGTTGTATGGCATcatcgcctctgccgccggcACACAGACCTCCTCTAGCGACATCTTTCTCCTTTCCTAATACAACCCTCAACGTGTGTCGAGGACACGCAGCATTGGCCGTGAGAGCACCTCCCTATAGACTGGCGGGCGCACaagcaggcacacacgcttCGTCTTGTCTCCATTCttacgtttttttttttcgtgaGCAACCACGCGACTCACGTTATTTTCCCTTGTAGGGCGTGGCGGGAGGCACTGGTAGTCACGCGTGTTTGATTGGTcgaaggtgctgcgccaACCTCTTgagcatgtgcatgtgcatgtgtgtgtgtgtgtgctcgctAGGATGGGCCTGCAGGGAGACGCGCTGCTACAGTGCTCATGCAGGGGCTTCGACCAAGTCGGTACGCTGCTGCTTTTGGTCGTTGCGTCGCCCCCTTTTTTGGTTTGTTTTTTTCACCATCCCATTCTTTCACCCCACCCTGAGGATGGTGATAGTgcgtgtggggggggggactaTATTATGCTACTGTGTTGAAGtatgcgcatgtgcatgtatgtgtgagTGTGAGTGTGCACGTTGCCTTGCTGTCTGGATCATTGCTGTTGACTtttctccccttctttttttttggttggGCTCATGGTACATTTTTTTGTGATGTTTCGTTTCGGATACTCTGCTCGCGCTCGTTCTCGTTGTTCTGCTTGCGCATCACGGTGCGCGTAAGCAGCGGATGGGCTCGTGATTCTGTTAGCTCGATCAAGCGGGTGTGCGAGTTTGTGTGCGATTTGTGCCCACTGGCATGGACTGCAGGAAAGGAACGCGGAAAAGAAGCACGCAGAGGAACAGGGGAATGCCTCCAAAAGAGCATGTGACGCTGGGAACGTGGCTCGTCCACCAACGtgcctcaccccccccctccttccgccctccctcctcctttctaGAGAGGTGCATGTTCATCCTTGTCGCCTACGTCGCTTCCGACGCCAGTATGCGCTCGAAGGTGCGAAGGGGAAAGGAATCGAGTAAGCGGCTTCGGCGTTGGACGATGCAACGGGTGCAAGTCACTCTCTTCGAGTGATTGCGTTTCTGTGACTGCATCTGCAGTGAGACCAGCACGCCATCGAGCAAGCAGTGCTCTTTTTCCTCTCTACATCTTCCGTTTTCTCTGCTCTCTCGAAGCCTTCGTCTTTTCGCTCTTGTCGGGCTATCGTACGTACTAGGACGCCGCTCCTCCCCTCTGTTGGTGCTTGTGTCTTCCCTGCTTTTtggtgtgtacgtgtgtgtgtgtgtgtgtgtgtgtatttaagagggaggggagggaggggaagcaTTGCGCCGTCCACCATGCCGGCTTCTGtctcttcgccgctgcgtctctctcactctcacGCGCGCGTTACAGAACGACGGAGGTGGGGTGAGGAGGACTTTGGCCATGTCATCAGCCCAGATCGCCCTTAGGTTGCTTTCATTCGGTGCACATTGCTCACAAGGAGGCActaaaaaaaaagcaaagaCCAGCTGCACTGACACGTGTGTGCTGACATACACGGGCAGGCACGGGCACAggatgcgcacacgtgctcaGCGATGCCTTCATACCGCTCTGCAAAGCCTATGGCCTGCATTCGTGCACGGCGCGCGTGGAACGCAACGCCGCGGCTTTTTGGACACACTCATCGCCGATGAGGCCGCGATGTCGGGGATGGCAGCGTCCAACGTGTTGCCTCGGGGCTCGTCTGCCACAGATGACCTCGCGCCGAGTGAGGTGGACTCCTCGTACACGCACCCCCTCGAGGTGAGCGGCACATCCTTCAAGCTGTACGGAGAGTCCACCACGTACACCAAGGAAGACGCTGGCCATatcttctcctccgccaaAATGCACAGCTACGACCCCGCTATCCTCTTCAACGATCTGCGACAAGAAGGGCACCAGGGGCTGCTCAACCCCACCGGCGGCCTCGGCGCTGGCCGATCAGGGGATTCGCCACTGGCAGCCGATGACCCGGagacagcagcgcgagcgaccgaggaggaagagagcgacgCCGTCATGCGCTCTGGACGCAACAAGCAAGGCGCcgcgggtgcggcagcgatggctgCGGCGATGCTCGACTCGCGCCGCGCGGCTGAAGGCATAGCCATGGTACCAGGCCACCCGCTTCCGGTCGTCTTCCCACGATCCGACGGGCTGTCACCGGCTCCGCGCGTTGTCAAGAAGCTCGCCTCCGGAGGTTTGAACGAGGCACACGCTGGACCGCAGGCACGTCAGAcgaggcagagcagcgaAGAGGACGTTGATGCGATCATGTGCGGTGAGGTCATGGAGAGCGAGCGGCACGTCGAGTCGCACAgcctgcagcgcagcatTACATGGCGGGTCCAGGTGCTTGATGAGCACTGCAAGCCCACTCCCATCAAGCACTTTCAGCACTTCCGCGAGGCGATGGAtgtgctgccggcgcgtgTAATGCAGGGGCTGAGTGAGTCGGGGCTCACGCGCCCGACGCTCTTCCAGTCGGCCGCCATCCCGCAGCTGATGTGCGGGCGCGATGTCGTCGGCATCGCTCccgatggcagcggcacgacAGTCGCTTACGCCCTGCTGTCCATGGCCGTGCTCGTGAAGGTCAAGGCCGCCCaggagcagaagcggctggcgaaggtggtggaggagggcaccagctcggcgccactgccgccagaGCCGTCTGAggcgccgccatcatcgtctggcgccgtcgtcgcgcacCCGATTGTGGTTGTCCTGTGCACCAACCGCCAAACGGTGCTGCTGACAGCCGCTATGTACAGCAGCCTCGGTGGCGAAGACGTTCGACTCGTGGCAGCGTATCAGTCGGTGGACGCTGACGATGAAGACAGCCAGCGGAGCGTCATTCGCCGGAAGAAGGGCTGCGACGTGATTGTGGCTACGCCAGCTCGCTTGACGGCGTTGGTGCGCGAGGGCCATGTCGCTCTGAGTCGCGTGCACGTACTGGTTGTGGACAGGGCAAACCACCTCTTGGCGGTGGACCCCAGCCCGAACGGCCGCTCAGCGTTGCAGCATGTCGAGGACATAATGCACGCTGTGAAGGAAAACGGCGTCGCGCATCAGTTTTCTCTGTGGTGCACAGAGCTGGGGCTGCCCATCGAGTCCCTCGTGCGCAAGTACATGTCACCGCTGACGGTGACGGTGATGGCGACGCGCGAGGAGCACACAAACGTGAATGTGCGCGAGATCCTGTACCCACTGCCAAGCCGCGATGACCGTATCAAAGCCATCCAGCAGCTGTACGACCAGGGCACCATCTTGAAGCGCGACCAGGTGTTGGTGTACTGTGCCTATCGCGAGACCGCCGAGGAGGTGAGGAGGGAGCTGATCAAGGCGCTGTCTGCCCCGTCGTCTATGGTTCAGTGTGTGCACAGCGGCCTGCGCTGTCGAAAGCGCAACGAACTCCTCAAGGCCTTCCAGCACGGCGACATTCGCATTTTGGTTGCCACGGACGTGGCGACGAAGCGACTCGATGTCGAGGAGCTGAAGCACGTCATCCACTACGACCTGCCTGCCTTCACCGAGGTGTACAAGCAGCGCGTTAGCCAGGTGGACCGCTCCGGCCGGCAAGGGACGTCACACACCTTCCTCACCCCAGGCGACACCCGCGTGCCGCCAATTGCCAGATTTGTGGAGAAGCAGACGGACCACGCCCTTAACGATGAAATTCGCAAGATGATCGCTGACATTGAGGCCGCGGCCGGCGAGGACAGCTGGGCCACCCCGGTGCTGCGCATGCACGGCCACGCCGTGTCGAACACGAAATGGCGGGTGCGCGGACGGCGAGAGATACGGCAGCAGGTGGAGACTCTTTCTGGTCTCGTATCGGAGTCGGACGAGACGCCTGTGGGCTAGGCACAGAAGGTGGTCGACGGGACAACATCACTGCTGATAATGGCGTGCCGGCGCAAACCTACCACACATGacgtgggggggggcgaaaaAGGGGGCCCGCGAAGCACTttggcccctcccccccccctcccctcctcgtcctcttctgCTGGAGAAAAACGAGTGCGGCACAGGGCTGCCGAACTAGTGAGGGATGAaaagcggaggaggaggcattTGCTCTGCATCGATGGAGGTGGAAGGGATCGATACcggggcaccgctgctgctgctactgctgctgctggtgctgcgacggcggctggcGCTCGGCTCTTCCCCTTACTTTGCAGCTTGTTTTGGAGTGCTGTGTCGGTATGCGTTGTGCCTCGCCGTTATCTTACACTTTCTCGGATGTCTCGTCATCGTGGAAAGCCGTGTGCTTTTAGGATCATTGCATGCAGGAGAGTCGACGCACACCAGCCACgtgaaaggggggaggggccgcgGGAGGTGACTGCATGATAGCGTCTCGGTAGGGTGAGGAGTCGTATTGTCTCACTCCACCTGTGATGTAGTATCCGCGTACCCACACTGGGTTTATTCGCCCAGGCCATTTCCTGTGCCGTCAGCTGGAtggtgcgtgcatgtgcgccgtGGCGTCTTTTCACCTCCAGTAAGGTTTTTTTCTGCTGTTTGCTCACGATGCTTCCGCCGACGCACCCGCGCACTGCATTGTCACAGTGTTCTcatctctcctccgctctaCTCCTCGCCCGCTTGCTTCTCTATGGTTCCCGTGCGTTGCAGGTGTATGTGTCTGCTCTCGCGTCGCCACATCACCACATCACTGCCGCAGGAATCAAAGCGGGACGACCAGAACAACAAGCAAAAGAAGAGAGGCAAACATACTTGAATCCAGAAAGGAAATAACATGTATTACGTCTCATTCTATTctctcaccgccgcccaccGCTCTCCGCAACTCCCAGGTACGGCTGGGCACAACGTCaaacgcgtgcgtgccggtggCTAGCGACGCACGTGCAGGTGCGAAAAGGGACTGAGAGGCGCACTACGGCGTACATCCCCTCCCACACCCTAAGCGCCCTGCCCCCTTGAATCAACACCAGCAGATGGCCACAAACGGGCCACGCGACAGATCCTCGCAGCTGTAgcgaacacgcacacatgcacacacacacacacacgcacacacaaacaggAAAAAAAGTACGCACTTCCTTCGCAGGCAAGCGTAAGCAGTGCACATCACAGTGAGAGATCGAAAAGAGTCTGAGCACGCatggatgcgctgcgcccccccccctctccctctcccgtcCCCTCCGCTTCACTGTCCCTTTCGCTTggtctcttttcttttctctgctgctgtcttgtcccgctctctttttcttttcatttttttttcgtttccgcTTCGCTGTTTCGCCTCGACGATATCGTCGCTGTTTGTGCgagcatgtgtgtatgtgtgcgcgtcccctccctctgtgcTCGATTCCATTCGTCTTGTCCCCTATCCCCCCGCTCCTGTAGCCTTTGTGCACAGAAACATCTTCTCCACGGAACCACACCCCTTGTCACCATGAGGGCACCAAAGCCTTTGcccgttctctctctctctcatcgtGTGACTAatacgggggggggggctccaTGAAAGGTGTTGGGTGCTTCTCGGCTCACGCACAAAGGGAGTGCGACGCCAGGCAACAGCGACGGGGAGGCACAAAGGTACACTTCTCCACCGCCAAAATCGATGGACAGAGTAGGGAGTGAACACTTGGGCATCGCGTAGCGAGCGACTTCAGCGGCATTGCAGACAGCAGtgaacgaaaaagaaggaaCCCTATCACCgactccctccccccgtccCCTCCTCTCACACCAGGTCCGTCTCCTGTccatctttttcttttcgcgcTGTCTTGTCTTACCGTGGTTGGCTTCTCTCTGTGACACGGCTTTTGCTGCCACACCTTACCCCCTCTCTGCACCATTTTTACGTCTCTCTGTTTTCTCCCTGCTTCCCTCTTCTTCATCCCTCTCTCATTCCGCAAGTGCAGTTCATGCGACGCACCCGCTCAtccatcatcatcatcatcgccaGAAGCACCCGCATTGGCAGTGCTCTTTCTTCGCTTCTAtttggcgtgtgtgtgagtgtgtttGCGTACCAACGAGAGACAAACACCAACGACCAACTGTCTCCTTTTCTGtgtttcctcctctctcaccagcttctcgcttccttctttgttgttttcccTTCAGATTTCTTCGAgtttaccccccccccaaaaaaaaaaggaaaagaaaaccaAGTCTATCTTCAGCGTGAACCTTTGCCCGCGtgtagcagcagcagcgttcACGTagtgctgcgccaccaggAACCACTCACACACGTTGCGTGAGGTAGCGCGATCTCAGTTTTCTCCCTCCGAGGCTGCCGGCTGCCAtcctctctgcctcttcctccctcccctcactccctcctctcctcgtTCCCTCGTCGGGGGGCTCATGCATCAACACACTCGCGCACCCTTCCTAGATACATTAACACAGCTGTTCGCTCCTCTTTCTGTGCAGCCGTCTTCATCCTTGTCGATTTTCTTCTGTCTTGTCGCTGCCCACTCACCTTGGCCTGAGCTTACACCTttctcgccccccccccctcccagaCTCCTCTCGGAGAGCATCGGCGGTGCTTCAGCCACGAAGGGAAGGAAGAGGCAAACAATATCAAGGCAGACGCCCACTCttgcaccgacacacacatcgTAGCTAGGAGACAGTAAGGAGCGAGCACACTTACACGTCGATTAGCCATAACGACGAAGCACCAGACTaacaagcaaaaaaagagagaaggacggGCAGGTAGCAGAATTCGATCAGgagagccccccccccccgctcacccacccactccaCTCCTCCGCCACCCTCCTCATCTTCACATAGAGACAAGCAATAGGGAGGAAGAAACACGACGATACACTCATCGGTGCGTAATCGCACACGTcagtgctggtgctgctcttcgATTATTAGCAGCCctgtggagggggtgggagggggggtgaAGCGGGtgcgctctcctctcttgtttctcctctctctctctcgctgatacacacgcacctctTTTTCTTACCCTTTTTCCTCGTCATTTTCTCCTcccgtttttttgttttatTTTCGTGTGTTGTTGCGGGTCGACGTGTGGGGAAGGCGgcaaagggggggggagggcagacGGTGTTTGGCTTTGCCTTCTTCTGTGCTACCCAGCTTTCTTCGCCTGAGACTTGTTTCCCACGCTCGTGTTTGTGCCTGTGTTGCTGACTACCTTTTGTTGCATCCACATCCCCCGGCCcgctgtcgcgcgcgcgtctttgtcggcagcctcctcctcctccccctccccccatcccttccccctcgCGTTTTCCCTTTGTGGGCTTGCCTTGTTGCTCTGTTTATAATTTTGTTAGTGCTCCTCCGCCACACCGCGGGCGCTCGTTCTCTCCGCCTGTCTGTGCGGAGAGTAGACGGTCTTTTGGTGGCGCGGCTTCACAGAGCAGTGTTGCAGGTGCAAGCACCCAAATCTGCACGACCAAGCGGAGAAAGACGGAAGATGAGCGACATGGACATGAATATGCGCATACATAACGTGAAGTACACCAGTGGCCTCGAGTCAGGTCCCTTCACTAGTGAGGGCGTCTTATCAACGAACGCCGATCCAGCCCATGGCTACGAAGCCTCCACTACTGCGCTTGGGGCCCACTCCACTTTGTTTCACGCGCTGGCTGTCGtggaggaagacgacgacggggAGAACAGCAacgacgtgctgctgcgccttctgAACGAAGTCAGGGCTGTTGAaagcgacggcgaggatgaCGAAGTGCAGGTAATTGATAAGGGCTCTGACGAGAACGCCGCTGGCGTGCTCGCTCTCCGTCACGGAGAAGAGCTGGCGAAGCCGTACATGCCGCCGTACACGGCTGTCCCCCGCGGTGGGGCGGCCGTGATCGCCGGCGGCTTCACGGTCGAAGGCAACGCCTCGTACTCGTCTGCCGCCagcctgccccctcctcctcctcctcctcctccgccgccgccgccgccggcgtacAGCACGCCAAGTATGGCTCCACGCAGCCCCTATGCGAACTGTTACTCAGGCATTCCGCATCTCTCTACTACACCCGGAtcgaagccgccgccgccgtcgttcGCGGAGGCtatggcgacggcgcacggCACCCCTGCCTCGCTGCTCGGGCGTTCGGTGCCTTCACAAGAGTGCTCTCCGATGTTGGCGAACTACGTGCCACCCatgccagcagctccgcaggagacggtgctgctgcgcaacagcaacggcgtCTTTCTGCTGCAACCGATCTCcaagccgacgccgccgtacACCCCACCGGCTGGCAGCACCTCTCCCCCGGTCTCCCCGCTACCGCGGTACTCCCtgccgccggccgccgcaTCCACGCtgaacaccgccgccgccaacggcCTCCTTGGCAGCTCCATGGTGCAGGCTGGCGCGCGGGCTTCCAGCATCACAGAGCCTCTGCATTACGCTCCATTCGGGCCCACCGGAGGCAGTCCATACCTCAGCACCACAGTCCCCTACTCGCATGACGTCGGCTCGGTGCGCGGCACCCCGTCTTTGGGgactgcaccgccgccgtacGCATGCGGGGCCCCTCGAGGACCGGCGACGCGCTGAGGAAACCCAGAGAGCGGCACAGAGAAGAAAACGACACAGCGTGtccgtggcagcagcagcctccacCGCTGAAGCGCGTGACAGCGGTGTCGGTtaaggtgtgcgtgtgtgtcggcaTGCTAGGTGCGGTGGTGTCCATGCAATCGCGTACCGGCGCACGCGTTCTCCACAGCATGTGTGGGTTGCctgtcgtttttttttcgttgtcgACTTTGTTTTATGATGTTTGCGCTGTGCTGAGGCGGTGCCAGTCTTCCTGATTCCCCTCCCCAGCAGTCTATAGCCCTCCCCCAGCTCTCCTCCTCTACCTCCCTGTTCCTCTATGGTTTTCACTTTTTCATATTTCGCTTCTACCTCGGCCGTCTCTCCGCCGCGTCTGCTCTGCACATATATTTGTGTTTGTATTGATTTCTATTATATGTTATTTTTATGCCGCGGCTGTGTGGACACTCGTTCTCGACGTCTTACTGCCTGTCTATGCGTTTTcctgtgtgcgtatgtgtgtgtgtgtgtgtgtgtgtgtgtgtgtgttctccCTCTTTTGTCTCCCGTACCTTCCGTTGAGGAAGatgctgcacgcacgcacgcgcgcgcacacacgcacgcacacaagctcGCCGACAGGATGCACGCTCACGATGGTGTGAACGAATGGTAGCAAccgaaaaacaaaagcatGGAAGACAACTTCGGAGGGGAAGCAACAACCGCCACAAAAGGGTGCAGCACTACACCCACGAGGCCTCCACGAgctgcacacatacacgcagacacacaaacgTGCCGGCAGCTCGAGGTCGCATCAGTGGGCTGCTGCTTTTCCATTTCTTCCCCTTTTCCCTCCGCGTTGCTTCGACTCGTTTCGTGTAGTTCTTTCTCCATCTTTTCTTTCCGTTTGTTGTTCTTCGCAGTTATGTCTGCTCCGCTTCTCCTCGTCTTTTCTGTGCGCCTCCCACTCGCCATCAGAACACCACACGTGAGCATGTATATATaactgcgtgtgtgtgtgtgtgtatgtatgtgcgtctGTTCTGATCTCCTCCTTGTCTCTTGCGCAGACTGGTGTGCCCGTGTTGCTGGTTGTAGTGCCTTGCGGTCGCCCTCTACGTTTTGTTTCTTCTCTGCTGTCTGGATCCTCAGACATATGTGCTCGCATGGCtctgtgttcgtgtgtgtgtgtgtgtgtgcttaaTACTGGGTGATGACCGACGGAGGAAGTCCGGAGGTGaacgcaacagcagcaaccgaAAAAGATGACGATAAAAGACTAGAAGACGCTTCCGTGAGTGGCACTTCCCACCTTgtgctctgtgtgtgcgttggtgCGGGCCACTCGCTCTGTGTATTTGTTGTCGAGCGTCACGCTCTCGAGCAGCCGCGGCTTAGACGGAAAGCACAAAGGCAAAGCAAAGGCAAACAGCTGACAGAAAGGGGCCACAGGAGGGCGCTCTCACTTGAGAGCGCTGCGTTACTTAGAGGTGTGCTGTCGCGTGCGACAACGTCGTCTTTTCCTTCGTGGTTGCCGATCTTTACGTCTGTGAAGACAGGCGCCAGGCAGTTAATGCTCAGCCCTTCTCGTCACGAACCGCGTCTATCTTCTCAGCATCAGACACGCGCGCTTCGTGCTTGCCTTGCTCCCCTTCTCAGATGCGTTTTCTCTTGCGATTGGGGGTGATGGAAAGGAGGCGCACGACCTGTGCGaagcggcgcgtgcgtgtgttaTGCTTGTCTGAGAACGCGTATGTGCGGGTGCTTCCGCACGGTGCGAGACGCCGGCAGACGCTGTTGTTGTCCAATCCCCAGAGAACGCGGAAGCACGGGGATA
Protein-coding sequences here:
- a CDS encoding putative DEAD/DEAH box helicase, translating into MSGMAASNVLPRGSSATDDLAPSEVDSSYTHPLEVSGTSFKLYGESTTYTKEDAGHIFSSAKMHSYDPAILFNDLRQEGHQGLLNPTGGLGAGRSGDSPLAADDPETAARATEEEESDAVMRSGRNKQGAAGAAAMAAAMLDSRRAAEGIAMVPGHPLPVVFPRSDGLSPAPRVVKKLASGGLNEAHAGPQARQTRQSSEEDVDAIMCGEVMESERHVESHSLQRSITWRVQVLDEHCKPTPIKHFQHFREAMDVLPARVMQGLSESGLTRPTLFQSAAIPQLMCGRDVVGIAPDGSGTTVAYALLSMAVLVKVKAAQEQKRLAKVVEEGTSSAPLPPEPSEAPPSSSGAVVAHPIVVVLCTNRQTVLLTAAMYSSLGGEDVRLVAAYQSVDADDEDSQRSVIRRKKGCDVIVATPARLTALVREGHVALSRVHVLVVDRANHLLAVDPSPNGRSALQHVEDIMHAVKENGVAHQFSLWCTELGLPIESLVRKYMSPLTVTVMATREEHTNVNVREILYPLPSRDDRIKAIQQLYDQGTILKRDQVLVYCAYRETAEEVRRELIKALSAPSSMVQCVHSGLRCRKRNELLKAFQHGDIRILVATDVATKRLDVEELKHVIHYDLPAFTEVYKQRVSQVDRSGRQGTSHTFLTPGDTRVPPIARFVEKQTDHALNDEIRKMIADIEAAAGEDSWATPVLRMHGHAVSNTKWRVRGRREIRQQVETLSGLVSESDETPVG